A portion of the Manihot esculenta cultivar AM560-2 chromosome 2, M.esculenta_v8, whole genome shotgun sequence genome contains these proteins:
- the LOC110606906 gene encoding probable trehalose-phosphate phosphatase F isoform X4, with protein sequence MRCSFGDEKFSGSLCLMDCFPSSSDKKTLKKWFFIDKRVGLGIHSNLLPYPQSGASFSSGKHINIPRKKPGKLDDVRSNGWLDAMKSSSPPRKKLIKDFNFEVAADETDIAYFSWMLKYPSALNSFEQITNFAKTKKIAIFLDYDGTLSPIVVDPDQATMSDEMRSVVRNVAKYFPTAIISGRSRDKVYELVGLTELYYAGSHGMDIMGPINRAVSNNQPNCIKSIDQQGKEVNLFQPAREFIPMIDEVFRTLVENTKEIKGAKVENHKFCASVHYRNVDEKNWHTIAQCVHDILTQYPRLRLTHGRKVLEIRPVIDWNKGRAVEFLLESLGLSKRDDVLPIYIGDDRTDEDAFKVLRERNQGYGILVSCVPKETNAFYSLRDPIEVLQFLSSLVRWKKLGEERRSMNNRRSI encoded by the exons GCTCGGCATCCATTCTAATTTACTGCCTTACCCACAATCTGGAGCATCTTTTTCCTCTGGCAAGCACATAAATATTCCTAGGAAAAAGCCAGGAAAGCTTGATGATGTTCGCTCCAATGGATGGTTGGATGCCATGAAATCCTCATCACCCCCTCGTAAGAAGCTCATTAAGGATTTCAACTTCGAAGTTGCTGCAGATGAGACTGACATTGCTTACTTCTCTTGGATG CTTAAGTACCCATCAGCACTTAATTCTTTTGAGCAAATTACAAATTTTGCAAAAACCAAAAAGATAGCAATATTTCTAGATTATGATGGGACTCTTTCTCCCATTGTTGTTGATCCAGACCAGGCCACTATGTCTGATGAA ATGCGTTCTGTTGTAAGAAATGTTGCAAAGTATTTTCCAACAGCAATTATTAGTGGAAGAAGCCGTGATAAA GTGTACGAGTTGGTAGGACTAACAGAACTCTATTATGCCGGTAGTCATGGGATGGACATCATGGGCCCTATCAATAGGGCAGTGTCCAATAACCAACCAAATTGTATTAAATCTATTGACCAACAG GGCAAGGAGGTAAATCTATTCCAGCCCGCTAGGGAGTTTATACCTATGATCGATGAG GTTTTTAGAACCCTTGTCGAGAATACTAAAGAAATCAAAGGCGCAAAAGTTGAGAATCACAAATTTTGTGCTTCTGTTCATTATCGTAATGTAGATGAGAAG AATTGGCATACGATTGCACAATGCGTGCATGATATCCTAACACAGTATCCTCGTTTACGATTAACTCATGGGCGGAAG GTTTTAGAGATCCGTCCTGTGATTGACTGGAACAAAGGGAGAGCAGTTGAATTTCTGCTTGAATCTCTTG GCCTAAGTAAGAGAGACGATGTGCTCCCAATTTATATCGGAGATGATCGAACTGATGAAGATGCATTCAAG GTGTTGCGAGAAAGAAATCAAGGTTATGGCATTCTGGTATCTTGTGTGCCCAAAGAAACCAATGCATTTTACTCCCTAAGGGATCCAATAGAG GTACTGCAATTCCTGTCGTCGCTGGTGAGATGGAAGAAGCTAGGAGAAGAGCGACGTTCCATGAATAATAGACGCAGTATATAA
- the LOC110606906 gene encoding probable trehalose-phosphate phosphatase F isoform X3, producing MDMKSNKSSPVLTDPAPINKSRLGIHSNLLPYPQSGASFSSGKHINIPRKKPGKLDDVRSNGWLDAMKSSSPPRKKLIKDFNFEVAADETDIAYFSWMLKYPSALNSFEQITNFAKTKKIAIFLDYDGTLSPIVVDPDQATMSDEMRSVVRNVAKYFPTAIISGRSRDKVYELVGLTELYYAGSHGMDIMGPINRAVSNNQPNCIKSIDQQGKEVNLFQPAREFIPMIDEVFRTLVENTKEIKGAKVENHKFCASVHYRNVDEKNWHTIAQCVHDILTQYPRLRLTHGRKVLEIRPVIDWNKGRAVEFLLESLGLSKRDDVLPIYIGDDRTDEDAFKVLRERNQGYGILVSCVPKETNAFYSLRDPIEVLQFLSSLVRWKKLGEERRSMNNRRSI from the exons ATGGACATGAAGTCAAATAAGTCATCTCCAGTTCTCACTGATCCTGCTCCAATTAACAAATCAAGGCTCGGCATCCATTCTAATTTACTGCCTTACCCACAATCTGGAGCATCTTTTTCCTCTGGCAAGCACATAAATATTCCTAGGAAAAAGCCAGGAAAGCTTGATGATGTTCGCTCCAATGGATGGTTGGATGCCATGAAATCCTCATCACCCCCTCGTAAGAAGCTCATTAAGGATTTCAACTTCGAAGTTGCTGCAGATGAGACTGACATTGCTTACTTCTCTTGGATG CTTAAGTACCCATCAGCACTTAATTCTTTTGAGCAAATTACAAATTTTGCAAAAACCAAAAAGATAGCAATATTTCTAGATTATGATGGGACTCTTTCTCCCATTGTTGTTGATCCAGACCAGGCCACTATGTCTGATGAA ATGCGTTCTGTTGTAAGAAATGTTGCAAAGTATTTTCCAACAGCAATTATTAGTGGAAGAAGCCGTGATAAA GTGTACGAGTTGGTAGGACTAACAGAACTCTATTATGCCGGTAGTCATGGGATGGACATCATGGGCCCTATCAATAGGGCAGTGTCCAATAACCAACCAAATTGTATTAAATCTATTGACCAACAG GGCAAGGAGGTAAATCTATTCCAGCCCGCTAGGGAGTTTATACCTATGATCGATGAG GTTTTTAGAACCCTTGTCGAGAATACTAAAGAAATCAAAGGCGCAAAAGTTGAGAATCACAAATTTTGTGCTTCTGTTCATTATCGTAATGTAGATGAGAAG AATTGGCATACGATTGCACAATGCGTGCATGATATCCTAACACAGTATCCTCGTTTACGATTAACTCATGGGCGGAAG GTTTTAGAGATCCGTCCTGTGATTGACTGGAACAAAGGGAGAGCAGTTGAATTTCTGCTTGAATCTCTTG GCCTAAGTAAGAGAGACGATGTGCTCCCAATTTATATCGGAGATGATCGAACTGATGAAGATGCATTCAAG GTGTTGCGAGAAAGAAATCAAGGTTATGGCATTCTGGTATCTTGTGTGCCCAAAGAAACCAATGCATTTTACTCCCTAAGGGATCCAATAGAG GTACTGCAATTCCTGTCGTCGCTGGTGAGATGGAAGAAGCTAGGAGAAGAGCGACGTTCCATGAATAATAGACGCAGTATATAA
- the LOC110606906 gene encoding probable trehalose-phosphate phosphatase F isoform X1: MDMKSNKSSPVLTDPAPINKSRLGIHSNLLPYPQSGASFSSGKHINIPRKKPGKLDDVRSNGWLDAMKSSSPPRKKLIKDFNFEVAADETDIAYFSWMLKYPSALNSFEQITNFAKTKKIAIFLDYDGTLSPIVVDPDQATMSDEMRSVVRNVAKYFPTAIISGRSRDKVYELVGLTELYYAGSHGMDIMGPINRAVSNNQPNCIKSIDQQGKEVNLFQPAREFIPMIDEVFRTLVENTKEIKGAKVENHKFCASVHYRNVDEKNWHTIAQCVHDILTQYPRLRLTHGRKVLEIRPVIDWNKGRAVEFLLESLGKESYSGHLAQFSRHIDSNLNENGNTGLSKRDDVLPIYIGDDRTDEDAFKVLRERNQGYGILVSCVPKETNAFYSLRDPIEVLQFLSSLVRWKKLGEERRSMNNRRSI; the protein is encoded by the exons ATGGACATGAAGTCAAATAAGTCATCTCCAGTTCTCACTGATCCTGCTCCAATTAACAAATCAAGGCTCGGCATCCATTCTAATTTACTGCCTTACCCACAATCTGGAGCATCTTTTTCCTCTGGCAAGCACATAAATATTCCTAGGAAAAAGCCAGGAAAGCTTGATGATGTTCGCTCCAATGGATGGTTGGATGCCATGAAATCCTCATCACCCCCTCGTAAGAAGCTCATTAAGGATTTCAACTTCGAAGTTGCTGCAGATGAGACTGACATTGCTTACTTCTCTTGGATG CTTAAGTACCCATCAGCACTTAATTCTTTTGAGCAAATTACAAATTTTGCAAAAACCAAAAAGATAGCAATATTTCTAGATTATGATGGGACTCTTTCTCCCATTGTTGTTGATCCAGACCAGGCCACTATGTCTGATGAA ATGCGTTCTGTTGTAAGAAATGTTGCAAAGTATTTTCCAACAGCAATTATTAGTGGAAGAAGCCGTGATAAA GTGTACGAGTTGGTAGGACTAACAGAACTCTATTATGCCGGTAGTCATGGGATGGACATCATGGGCCCTATCAATAGGGCAGTGTCCAATAACCAACCAAATTGTATTAAATCTATTGACCAACAG GGCAAGGAGGTAAATCTATTCCAGCCCGCTAGGGAGTTTATACCTATGATCGATGAG GTTTTTAGAACCCTTGTCGAGAATACTAAAGAAATCAAAGGCGCAAAAGTTGAGAATCACAAATTTTGTGCTTCTGTTCATTATCGTAATGTAGATGAGAAG AATTGGCATACGATTGCACAATGCGTGCATGATATCCTAACACAGTATCCTCGTTTACGATTAACTCATGGGCGGAAG GTTTTAGAGATCCGTCCTGTGATTGACTGGAACAAAGGGAGAGCAGTTGAATTTCTGCTTGAATCTCTTGGTAAGGAATCTTACTCTGGTCATTTAGCACAGTTTAGCCGACATATTGATTCGAATCTTAATGAAAATGGGAATACAGGCCTAAGTAAGAGAGACGATGTGCTCCCAATTTATATCGGAGATGATCGAACTGATGAAGATGCATTCAAG GTGTTGCGAGAAAGAAATCAAGGTTATGGCATTCTGGTATCTTGTGTGCCCAAAGAAACCAATGCATTTTACTCCCTAAGGGATCCAATAGAG GTACTGCAATTCCTGTCGTCGCTGGTGAGATGGAAGAAGCTAGGAGAAGAGCGACGTTCCATGAATAATAGACGCAGTATATAA
- the LOC110606906 gene encoding probable trehalose-phosphate phosphatase F isoform X2 — protein MDMKSNKSSPVLTDPAPINKSRLGIHSNLLPYPQSGASFSSGKHINIPRKKPGKLDDVRSNGWLDAMKSSSPPRKKLIKDFNFEVAADETDIAYFSWMLKYPSALNSFEQITNFAKTKKIAIFLDYDGTLSPIVVDPDQATMSDEVYELVGLTELYYAGSHGMDIMGPINRAVSNNQPNCIKSIDQQGKEVNLFQPAREFIPMIDEVFRTLVENTKEIKGAKVENHKFCASVHYRNVDEKNWHTIAQCVHDILTQYPRLRLTHGRKVLEIRPVIDWNKGRAVEFLLESLGKESYSGHLAQFSRHIDSNLNENGNTGLSKRDDVLPIYIGDDRTDEDAFKVLRERNQGYGILVSCVPKETNAFYSLRDPIEVLQFLSSLVRWKKLGEERRSMNNRRSI, from the exons ATGGACATGAAGTCAAATAAGTCATCTCCAGTTCTCACTGATCCTGCTCCAATTAACAAATCAAGGCTCGGCATCCATTCTAATTTACTGCCTTACCCACAATCTGGAGCATCTTTTTCCTCTGGCAAGCACATAAATATTCCTAGGAAAAAGCCAGGAAAGCTTGATGATGTTCGCTCCAATGGATGGTTGGATGCCATGAAATCCTCATCACCCCCTCGTAAGAAGCTCATTAAGGATTTCAACTTCGAAGTTGCTGCAGATGAGACTGACATTGCTTACTTCTCTTGGATG CTTAAGTACCCATCAGCACTTAATTCTTTTGAGCAAATTACAAATTTTGCAAAAACCAAAAAGATAGCAATATTTCTAGATTATGATGGGACTCTTTCTCCCATTGTTGTTGATCCAGACCAGGCCACTATGTCTGATGAA GTGTACGAGTTGGTAGGACTAACAGAACTCTATTATGCCGGTAGTCATGGGATGGACATCATGGGCCCTATCAATAGGGCAGTGTCCAATAACCAACCAAATTGTATTAAATCTATTGACCAACAG GGCAAGGAGGTAAATCTATTCCAGCCCGCTAGGGAGTTTATACCTATGATCGATGAG GTTTTTAGAACCCTTGTCGAGAATACTAAAGAAATCAAAGGCGCAAAAGTTGAGAATCACAAATTTTGTGCTTCTGTTCATTATCGTAATGTAGATGAGAAG AATTGGCATACGATTGCACAATGCGTGCATGATATCCTAACACAGTATCCTCGTTTACGATTAACTCATGGGCGGAAG GTTTTAGAGATCCGTCCTGTGATTGACTGGAACAAAGGGAGAGCAGTTGAATTTCTGCTTGAATCTCTTGGTAAGGAATCTTACTCTGGTCATTTAGCACAGTTTAGCCGACATATTGATTCGAATCTTAATGAAAATGGGAATACAGGCCTAAGTAAGAGAGACGATGTGCTCCCAATTTATATCGGAGATGATCGAACTGATGAAGATGCATTCAAG GTGTTGCGAGAAAGAAATCAAGGTTATGGCATTCTGGTATCTTGTGTGCCCAAAGAAACCAATGCATTTTACTCCCTAAGGGATCCAATAGAG GTACTGCAATTCCTGTCGTCGCTGGTGAGATGGAAGAAGCTAGGAGAAGAGCGACGTTCCATGAATAATAGACGCAGTATATAA